Proteins from a single region of Clostridia bacterium:
- a CDS encoding tyrosine-protein phosphatase, which produces MKNTILVKRFTALILTLALALSFVGVLPAAAETASFDGFIYNGDFELGSAGAWNMAGTYSIVAGGHDGSGYCIRAAGAAYSKAYQDVTVEPNTDYRLSGWVKREAGVGAHYLYAKGLAVSTLETLNNTNPWHRYATPDWYWFMWDFNSGDNTQISVRIEIEDAASVCLYDDINLRKLTSSDKAGYLTNGNFEAGIPNGWQPSGNSSVVAGGYSGSYAMRVDGLVKQYIRVDSMSDYRVTVMAKRVSGTGSHEIRVQKGTNVYEAINGTNGVFSNATDGWEEHSFEFNSGKTTQVALFLAALDAGTVYLYDNVTVKKINNPAPDYSNVMKGDVDLDGGVDADDLELIRTLGGAAEGAAAYAADMNCDGRITPEDLQMLDDYLAMGDNAIMALYPTQGETVANGNWQIDELLHDYYPGKSDDYSGIYFGMGTHTNQYARDPVVLRWIGNAGRKSYTILLTHEVDPETGAPDFTNAKSYVARGTELSIQNLLVDTDYYWMIEGGGEFAAGVFHTAKTVRTFYIDGVTNSRDLGGWLTEDGLARVRYDVAFRSAHFDHITSAGRTAVADLGLKTDIDLRADGEGLVAPLGDDVTWLRAGPDGTAMYYTTGGNSISNLKGSYTQGTIAALRVFTNPANLPACFHCAYGRDRTGTVGFLLLGMLGVSYYDIVKEYEMTFLSYVGEQNMTIRSDEAATKTLNWIMETYPADSLKESTEKYLLAAGLKADEITAIRKNLLEAADGTPIKADSIEVTTLPRRLSFLEGKGRLLVVGGKITVRYNVGVTEEIWMEKSMVSGFDNTIVGPQTLTVEYMGATTTYDIEITPKSIKSIEITSLPAKLEYVEGEEFDPAGLEVTAYYDNDTSETLAADAYTLEGFVSSPGEHTVTVSAGGFSDSFAVTVVSGAMPGDIDGDGEISVNDALMALRVAAKLAAFADEAQFRLADVDRDGEITVADALMILRVAAKLADPGTL; this is translated from the coding sequence ATGAAAAATACGATACTCGTCAAACGTTTTACGGCGTTGATTCTTACGTTGGCGCTTGCGCTGTCCTTCGTCGGCGTACTGCCTGCCGCCGCGGAAACGGCGAGCTTTGACGGATTCATCTACAACGGCGATTTCGAGCTCGGAAGCGCGGGCGCGTGGAATATGGCGGGCACCTATTCTATCGTCGCCGGCGGCCACGACGGCAGCGGCTACTGCATCAGAGCAGCCGGAGCCGCGTACTCGAAGGCGTATCAGGACGTGACCGTCGAGCCGAACACCGACTACCGGCTGTCCGGCTGGGTGAAACGCGAAGCGGGCGTCGGCGCGCATTACCTTTACGCGAAGGGACTCGCCGTCAGCACGCTTGAAACGCTGAATAATACCAACCCGTGGCACAGATACGCAACGCCGGACTGGTACTGGTTCATGTGGGATTTCAACAGCGGGGACAATACGCAGATCAGCGTTCGCATAGAAATCGAAGACGCGGCGTCGGTATGCCTTTACGACGATATAAACCTCCGCAAGCTGACCTCCTCGGACAAGGCCGGCTATCTCACCAACGGAAACTTTGAGGCCGGCATCCCGAACGGCTGGCAGCCGAGCGGAAACTCCTCCGTTGTCGCCGGCGGATACAGCGGCAGCTACGCTATGCGGGTCGACGGTCTCGTCAAGCAGTATATCCGCGTCGACTCCATGAGCGACTACCGCGTGACCGTGATGGCGAAGCGCGTCAGCGGTACGGGCAGCCACGAGATCCGCGTGCAGAAAGGCACGAACGTCTACGAGGCGATAAACGGCACGAACGGCGTTTTCAGCAATGCGACGGACGGATGGGAGGAGCATTCCTTCGAGTTCAACTCCGGCAAGACGACGCAGGTGGCGCTTTTCCTCGCGGCGCTCGACGCGGGAACCGTCTACCTCTACGATAACGTGACCGTGAAGAAGATAAACAACCCCGCGCCCGACTACTCAAACGTCATGAAGGGCGACGTCGACCTCGACGGCGGCGTTGACGCCGACGATCTTGAACTTATCCGCACTCTCGGAGGCGCCGCCGAAGGCGCGGCCGCCTACGCCGCGGATATGAACTGCGACGGCAGAATCACACCCGAAGATTTACAAATGCTCGACGATTACCTCGCGATGGGAGACAACGCGATCATGGCGCTCTATCCGACGCAGGGCGAGACCGTCGCAAACGGCAACTGGCAGATAGACGAGCTGCTTCACGACTACTATCCCGGCAAGTCGGACGACTACTCCGGCATCTACTTCGGCATGGGAACGCACACCAACCAGTATGCGCGCGATCCGGTCGTTCTGCGGTGGATAGGCAACGCGGGAAGGAAGAGCTACACAATTCTCCTTACTCACGAGGTCGATCCCGAGACCGGCGCGCCCGACTTCACGAACGCCAAATCGTACGTCGCCCGCGGCACCGAGTTGAGTATACAGAATCTGCTCGTCGACACGGACTACTACTGGATGATAGAAGGCGGCGGCGAATTCGCCGCCGGCGTATTCCATACCGCGAAGACCGTCCGCACATTCTATATCGACGGAGTCACAAACAGCCGCGACCTCGGCGGATGGCTGACCGAGGACGGTCTGGCGAGAGTGAGATACGACGTCGCGTTCCGCAGCGCGCACTTCGATCACATAACCTCCGCGGGCAGAACCGCGGTCGCCGACCTCGGTCTTAAGACGGATATCGACCTGCGCGCCGACGGCGAAGGACTCGTCGCCCCGCTCGGCGACGACGTGACCTGGCTCCGCGCGGGCCCGGACGGCACGGCGATGTACTACACGACCGGAGGCAACAGCATAAGCAACCTCAAGGGCTCGTACACGCAGGGCACGATCGCCGCGCTTCGCGTATTTACCAACCCCGCGAATCTGCCGGCGTGCTTCCATTGCGCCTACGGCCGCGACCGTACCGGCACGGTAGGCTTCCTCCTGCTCGGCATGCTCGGCGTTTCGTATTACGATATAGTGAAGGAATACGAAATGACCTTCCTGTCATACGTAGGCGAGCAGAATATGACGATAAGATCCGACGAGGCGGCCACAAAGACGCTCAACTGGATAATGGAGACGTATCCCGCGGATTCTCTCAAGGAATCTACGGAGAAGTATCTGCTCGCCGCAGGGCTCAAGGCGGACGAGATAACGGCGATACGCAAAAACCTGCTTGAAGCGGCGGACGGCACGCCCATCAAAGCGGACAGCATCGAGGTAACGACTCTTCCGCGCAGGCTTTCCTTCCTTGAGGGGAAGGGCAGACTCCTTGTTGTGGGCGGCAAGATAACCGTCCGCTACAACGTCGGCGTCACCGAGGAGATTTGGATGGAAAAATCCATGGTCAGCGGCTTCGACAACACGATTGTCGGCCCGCAGACGCTGACTGTGGAATACATGGGAGCGACCACGACCTACGACATCGAGATAACTCCGAAGAGCATAAAAAGTATAGAGATAACCTCCCTGCCGGCGAAGCTGGAATACGTCGAGGGCGAGGAGTTCGATCCCGCCGGACTTGAGGTCACGGCGTATTACGATAACGACACGAGCGAAACGCTCGCCGCGGACGCGTATACGCTCGAAGGCTTCGTGTCGTCGCCCGGCGAGCATACGGTAACCGTATCCGCCGGAGGCTTCTCCGACAGCTTTGCCGTTACCGTAGTCAGCGGCGCGATGCCCGGCGATATTGACGGCGACGGCGAAATAAGCGTCAACGACGCGCTTATGGCGCTCCGCGTCGCGGCGAAGCTCGCGGCCTTCGCCGACGAGGCTCAGTTCAGACTCGCTGACGTCGACCGCGATGGCGAGATTACCGTTGCCGACGCTCTGATGATCCTCCGCGTCGCCGCGAAGCTCGCCGATCCGGGCACGCTTTAG
- a CDS encoding bacterial Ig-like domain-containing protein, giving the protein MKKTFFGSRVLAVVLTLAMVLSFAGVLPLGITASAADPSFDGYIYNGDFETGTASPWKLNSGSSIVTGGHNGSGYAVRFQSSSAWSYFYQKVNIQPDTDYRVTFWVKRVAGTSSHNIYIYDPNDTNNIRPGINGTKQWFNYTSDEWVKHVFEFNSGTLTTVGIYFKNSKADDVFLYDDISLKELPTPSFDGYIYNGDFETGDEAHWTLPKGASIVAGGHDGSDFCAKLAASAPGKQWEHIKQVISVEPNSDYRLTGWVKRVSGSGAHYLYAQGPANEKLTQLNDTHQWFTYANEDWVQHVWEFNSASFESITIYMMIEDPDSVFLYDDVTLEKLATASSDGYITNGDFETGVGSGWIINSTSSIVEGGRNGSGHALKLEGGYGKNVKQAVKVDGMTDYALTVRVKRVSGTGTHKFFVQNGDNVIEPLDGYDGTIDDTGDEWCEHVYKFNSGKTTQITVFLQIVDGSSAFLYDDITMAPITGPDYSHVLKGDVDLDGDLDKNDVTLLQQHLDGEITLEGEAAYAADMNYDGAITADDVALLRGFFSEEGAAVLLYPINGEEVAKGAWQVDTLLEDYTPGKSDGYSGIGARKDQYARDDIELHWLVPRGGARSYHLLLADNPDLRGAKEYLIQNNNEEHQGMTLQNLLVDTDYYWAIDVNGAQSAVGTFHTANTVSTLWIEGVSNTRDLGGWITEDGLYRVKYNVAFRGARFDNITDAGLAAVADLGIKTDVDLRTQNEGVQAPLGDLAAWHLVGSSGAAMYYSDEAASIGNLTSPYVAGTVEGVRVYADASNFPAYFHCSYGRDRTGTLGLMLLGLCGVGRNDILADYELTFLSEWGGGGISASGHTKLLTRTMDWLQETYAPEGTLKEAVEGYLLSAGLTADEISAVRANMLERIGGEPEATGVEVTALPDKTAYLEGKDELDVTGAKLTVYYDDDSSEEIDVTADMVSGFDNTAVGPQTLTVTYGEFTATFEIEITAKSLTGIDVTVLPGKLDYVEGEEFDPAGLEITAYYDNDTSEVLAADAYTLEGFESTVGEHVITVSYGGKTAAFTVNVAAKTLESIEVTALPTKLEYVEGEEFDAEGIEVTAYYDNNTSEVLAADAYTLEGFESTVGEHIVTVTYGEKTDTFTVTVVKKVIPGDIDGDGEISVNDALLALRVAAQLATFEDEAQFRIADVDHDGEITVSDALRILRVAAKIADPSSLV; this is encoded by the coding sequence ATGAAAAAGACGTTCTTCGGCAGCCGCGTGCTTGCGGTCGTTCTGACGCTTGCGATGGTGCTTTCCTTCGCGGGAGTTCTCCCGCTGGGGATCACCGCGTCCGCGGCGGACCCGAGCTTTGACGGCTACATCTACAACGGCGACTTCGAAACAGGCACGGCAAGTCCGTGGAAACTGAACAGCGGATCGTCTATCGTTACCGGCGGCCATAACGGCAGCGGATACGCCGTTCGCTTTCAATCTTCCAGCGCGTGGTCGTACTTTTATCAGAAAGTCAACATTCAGCCCGACACCGATTACCGCGTGACCTTCTGGGTCAAACGCGTTGCCGGAACGAGTTCACACAATATTTACATCTACGATCCGAATGACACCAATAACATTCGCCCCGGTATAAACGGCACAAAGCAGTGGTTCAATTATACCAGTGATGAATGGGTGAAGCACGTTTTTGAGTTTAACAGCGGAACGCTGACAACTGTTGGTATTTACTTTAAAAATTCAAAAGCGGATGACGTCTTCCTCTATGACGACATCTCCTTAAAGGAGTTGCCGACTCCGAGCTTTGACGGCTATATCTACAACGGCGACTTCGAGACGGGCGACGAAGCGCACTGGACTCTCCCGAAGGGCGCGTCCATCGTCGCGGGCGGCCACGACGGCAGCGACTTCTGCGCGAAGCTTGCTGCCAGCGCTCCGGGCAAGCAGTGGGAGCACATCAAGCAGGTCATCTCCGTCGAGCCGAACTCCGACTACCGCCTCACCGGCTGGGTGAAGCGCGTCAGCGGCTCCGGCGCCCACTACCTCTACGCGCAGGGCCCCGCCAACGAGAAGCTGACTCAGCTCAACGATACCCACCAGTGGTTCACCTACGCCAACGAGGACTGGGTGCAGCACGTCTGGGAGTTCAACAGCGCGTCCTTCGAGTCCATCACGATCTATATGATGATCGAGGATCCCGACTCCGTCTTCCTCTATGACGACGTCACGCTCGAGAAGCTCGCCACCGCGAGCTCCGACGGATACATCACCAACGGCGACTTCGAGACCGGCGTCGGCAGCGGCTGGATAATCAACAGCACCTCCTCCATCGTCGAGGGCGGACGCAACGGCAGCGGCCACGCGCTGAAGCTCGAGGGCGGCTACGGCAAGAACGTCAAGCAGGCCGTCAAGGTCGACGGTATGACCGACTACGCTCTGACCGTCCGCGTCAAGCGCGTCAGCGGCACCGGAACGCATAAGTTCTTCGTCCAGAACGGCGACAACGTCATCGAGCCGCTCGACGGTTATGACGGCACCATAGACGACACCGGCGACGAATGGTGCGAGCACGTCTACAAGTTCAACTCCGGGAAGACGACTCAGATAACCGTCTTCCTTCAGATTGTCGACGGCAGTTCCGCTTTCCTCTATGACGACATAACGATGGCGCCGATCACCGGCCCCGACTACAGTCACGTTCTGAAGGGCGACGTCGATCTCGACGGCGACCTCGATAAGAACGACGTTACGCTGCTTCAGCAGCACCTTGACGGCGAGATCACGCTCGAGGGCGAAGCCGCCTATGCCGCCGATATGAACTACGACGGCGCGATCACCGCGGACGACGTCGCGCTTCTGCGCGGCTTCTTCTCCGAAGAGGGAGCCGCCGTGCTCCTTTACCCGATAAACGGCGAGGAAGTCGCCAAGGGCGCGTGGCAGGTCGACACGCTGCTCGAGGACTACACTCCCGGCAAGTCCGACGGCTATTCCGGCATCGGCGCGCGCAAGGATCAGTACGCACGCGACGATATCGAGCTTCACTGGCTCGTTCCGCGGGGCGGGGCGCGCAGCTATCATCTGCTGCTCGCGGATAACCCCGACCTGAGAGGCGCCAAGGAGTATCTCATCCAGAACAACAACGAGGAGCATCAGGGCATGACCCTGCAGAACCTCCTCGTCGATACCGATTACTACTGGGCAATCGACGTCAACGGAGCTCAGTCCGCGGTCGGCACCTTCCACACCGCGAATACCGTCAGCACCCTCTGGATCGAAGGCGTTTCCAACACCCGCGACCTCGGCGGCTGGATCACCGAAGACGGCCTTTACAGAGTCAAATATAACGTCGCTTTCCGCGGCGCCAGATTCGATAACATCACCGACGCGGGCCTTGCCGCCGTCGCCGACCTCGGCATAAAGACCGATGTAGACCTGCGCACGCAGAACGAGGGCGTTCAGGCGCCGCTCGGCGATCTTGCGGCATGGCACCTCGTCGGCAGCAGCGGCGCGGCTATGTACTATTCCGATGAAGCCGCTTCCATCGGCAACCTGACGAGTCCCTATGTCGCGGGTACCGTCGAAGGCGTCCGCGTTTACGCCGACGCGAGCAACTTCCCGGCGTACTTCCACTGCAGCTACGGCCGCGACCGTACCGGCACGCTCGGCCTTATGCTGCTCGGTCTGTGCGGAGTCGGCAGAAACGACATCCTCGCGGATTACGAGTTGACCTTCCTCTCCGAGTGGGGCGGCGGCGGCATCAGCGCCAGCGGCCACACCAAGCTGCTTACCAGGACGATGGACTGGCTGCAGGAGACCTACGCTCCCGAGGGAACGCTGAAAGAAGCGGTCGAGGGATACCTGCTCTCCGCGGGTCTTACCGCCGACGAGATCTCCGCTGTCCGCGCGAATATGCTCGAGCGCATCGGCGGAGAGCCTGAGGCGACCGGCGTCGAGGTCACCGCCTTGCCGGACAAAACCGCTTACCTCGAGGGCAAGGATGAGCTCGACGTTACCGGAGCCAAGCTTACCGTGTATTACGACGACGATTCCTCCGAAGAGATTGACGTCACCGCGGACATGGTCAGCGGATTCGACAACACCGCCGTCGGCCCGCAGACGCTGACGGTCACTTACGGTGAGTTCACCGCGACTTTCGAGATCGAGATAACCGCGAAATCGCTTACCGGCATCGACGTCACCGTCCTGCCGGGCAAGCTCGACTACGTCGAGGGCGAGGAGTTCGATCCCGCCGGACTTGAGATCACGGCGTATTACGATAACGACACGAGCGAAGTGCTCGCCGCGGACGCGTATACGCTCGAGGGGTTCGAATCCACCGTCGGCGAGCACGTTATAACGGTCTCCTACGGCGGAAAGACCGCCGCGTTTACGGTGAACGTCGCCGCAAAGACGCTTGAAAGCATCGAGGTCACCGCGCTCCCGACCAAGCTCGAATACGTCGAGGGCGAGGAGTTCGACGCGGAAGGAATCGAAGTGACGGCGTACTATGACAATAATACGTCCGAAGTGCTCGCCGCGGACGCGTATACGCTCGAGGGTTTCGAATCCACAGTCGGCGAGCATATCGTCACCGTCACCTACGGCGAAAAAACGGACACCTTCACCGTGACGGTCGTTAAGAAAGTCATTCCCGGCGATATCGACGGCGACGGCGAAATAAGCGTCAACGACGCTCTCCTGGCGCTCCGCGTCGCAGCGCAGCTCGCGACGTTTGAGGATGAGGCTCAGTTCAGAATCGCCGACGTCGACCACGACGGTGAGATCACCGTTTCCGACGCGCTGCGCATACTGCGCGTCGCCGCGAAGATAGCGGATCCGAGCAGTTTAGTGTAA
- a CDS encoding tyrosine-protein phosphatase: MKRTFIGGRVIAVVLTLVMLVTCAGVIPPALTASAANASFDGFIYNGDFETGAASGWNLGKSATIVAGGHDGSGYAMRFAGTAWANCNQSITVKANTAYRISGWVKRVSGTGAHHFYAQNGSGQNCEKLNGTQTWFSYAGDRWIQHVLDFNSGSSTSLKFYISIEDPDSVFLYDDILIEELGPGSGDGCVRNGDFELGTAGGWLINGASTFYPGGRNGSDYAIRLMGDPGVCTKQSIRVKGMTDYRLTVHSKRSRGTGRNQVSVRRGDTVIGFANGADGIIAETEREWFEHVYEFNSGPATQITVFLQMLDSGASFYYDDITLEEITGPDYSGVIKGDVDGDGDLSASDAALASAHVAGETQLEGSAFYAADMDCDGSVTADDVALLELVLDPENNAAVPIYPIRGEEVARGAWQVEELFADDYTPGKSDAYSNIAARNDQYARDPVVLRWASRVPQRSYTVLLADNSGLRNAKRYIAQETTLSVQNLLADTDYYWAVEIAGVRSAVGTFHTAKTVRTLWIEGVSNTRDLGGWVTEDGQYRVKQNVAFRGAKFDDITDAGRTAVADLGLKTDVDLRTQSEGVQAPLGDLAEWYLVGPNGAAMYYTDSSSSISNLTGGHVRGTINAIRVYADSSKFPAYFHCSYGRDRTGTLAFLLLGMLGVSRLDIQRDYEMTFLSQFGGGGGSAAAALASLNKTIDWVTANYAVGGTLKESCEAYLRAAGLTNAEIAAIRANMLEPNTVDEPLPGDVDGDGEVTVADALSALRASVGLAELGEEAFAAADVDADGAITVSDALRILRAAAGLAAGA, from the coding sequence ATGAAAAGGACTTTTATCGGAGGCCGCGTTATTGCGGTCGTTCTGACGCTGGTGATGCTCGTGACGTGCGCGGGTGTGATTCCGCCCGCGCTGACCGCATCCGCCGCGAACGCGAGCTTCGACGGCTTCATCTACAACGGCGATTTCGAGACCGGCGCGGCAAGCGGCTGGAATCTCGGCAAATCCGCAACCATAGTTGCGGGCGGCCACGACGGCAGCGGCTACGCGATGCGCTTCGCCGGCACGGCGTGGGCGAACTGCAATCAGTCGATAACCGTTAAGGCGAACACCGCCTACCGTATTTCCGGCTGGGTGAAGCGCGTTTCCGGCACCGGTGCGCATCACTTCTACGCGCAGAACGGCAGCGGCCAGAACTGCGAAAAGTTGAACGGCACACAGACCTGGTTCTCATACGCCGGCGACAGGTGGATACAGCACGTGCTGGATTTCAACAGCGGTTCAAGCACCTCTTTGAAGTTTTACATAAGCATAGAGGACCCCGACTCGGTGTTCCTCTATGACGACATACTCATCGAGGAACTCGGCCCCGGCAGCGGCGACGGCTGCGTGAGAAACGGAGACTTCGAGCTCGGCACGGCCGGCGGCTGGCTGATAAACGGCGCCTCGACCTTCTATCCCGGCGGCAGGAACGGGAGCGACTATGCAATCAGGCTTATGGGCGATCCCGGCGTCTGCACGAAGCAGTCGATCAGAGTCAAGGGCATGACCGATTACCGCCTCACGGTACACTCGAAGCGTTCGAGAGGCACCGGCAGGAATCAGGTTTCCGTTCGCAGGGGCGACACGGTCATCGGGTTCGCGAACGGCGCTGACGGAATAATCGCCGAGACCGAGCGCGAATGGTTCGAGCACGTTTACGAATTCAACAGCGGACCGGCCACTCAGATAACCGTTTTTCTGCAGATGCTCGACAGCGGCGCGAGCTTTTACTACGACGATATTACGCTTGAAGAGATCACCGGTCCCGACTACAGCGGCGTTATAAAGGGCGACGTCGACGGCGACGGCGACCTCTCCGCCTCGGACGCAGCGCTCGCGAGCGCTCACGTCGCAGGCGAAACGCAGCTTGAAGGCTCCGCATTCTACGCGGCTGATATGGACTGCGACGGCAGCGTGACCGCAGACGACGTCGCTCTGCTGGAGCTTGTGCTCGATCCCGAGAACAACGCGGCAGTTCCGATTTATCCCATTAGGGGAGAAGAGGTAGCCAGAGGAGCGTGGCAGGTGGAGGAGCTTTTCGCCGACGACTACACGCCCGGCAAATCGGACGCCTATTCGAACATCGCCGCGCGCAACGATCAGTACGCGCGCGATCCCGTTGTACTGCGCTGGGCGTCTCGCGTACCGCAGCGGAGCTATACCGTTTTGCTCGCGGATAACTCCGGACTCAGGAACGCAAAGAGGTATATCGCGCAGGAAACGACGCTTTCGGTGCAAAACCTTCTTGCGGATACGGATTACTACTGGGCGGTCGAAATCGCCGGAGTACGCTCCGCGGTCGGAACCTTCCACACGGCGAAGACCGTGCGCACGCTTTGGATCGAAGGCGTTTCCAACACCCGCGACCTCGGCGGCTGGGTGACGGAGGACGGGCAGTACCGTGTGAAACAGAACGTTGCCTTCCGCGGCGCGAAATTCGACGATATAACCGACGCCGGCAGGACGGCGGTCGCGGACCTCGGTCTGAAGACGGACGTCGACCTGCGCACGCAGAGCGAAGGCGTTCAGGCGCCGCTCGGCGATCTTGCGGAATGGTATCTCGTCGGCCCGAACGGAGCCGCGATGTATTACACCGACAGCTCGAGTTCGATTTCAAACCTCACAGGCGGACACGTCAGAGGTACGATAAACGCCATCCGCGTCTACGCCGACTCGAGCAAGTTCCCGGCGTATTTCCACTGCAGCTACGGCCGCGACCGCACCGGCACGCTGGCGTTCCTGCTGCTCGGTATGCTCGGCGTTTCCAGGCTTGATATACAGAGGGATTACGAAATGACCTTCCTGTCGCAGTTCGGCGGAGGCGGAGGCAGCGCGGCCGCCGCGCTGGCGTCGCTCAATAAGACGATCGACTGGGTGACTGCGAATTACGCGGTCGGCGGCACGCTGAAGGAGTCCTGCGAAGCGTACCTGCGCGCTGCGGGACTGACAAATGCCGAAATTGCGGCGATACGCGCGAATATGCTTGAGCCTAACACGGTTGACGAGCCGCTTCCCGGCGACGTTGACGGCGACGGCGAGGTCACGGTCGCGGACGCGCTCTCGGCGCTCCGTGCGTCGGTCGGGCTCGCGGAGCTCGGCGAAGAAGCCTTCGCCGCCGCGGACGTCGACGCCGACGGCGCGATAACGGTTTCGGACGCGCTCCGCATACTCCGCGCCGCGGCAGGCCTTGCGGCGGGAGCTTAA